Proteins from one Romboutsia sp. CE17 genomic window:
- the pduA gene encoding propanediol utilization microcompartment protein PduA, whose amino-acid sequence MQKEALGMIETKGLVGAIEAADAMVKSANVNLVGYEKIGSGLVTVMVRGDVGAVKASVDAGAVAAEKVGEVVSIHVIPRPHTDVEKILPKEF is encoded by the coding sequence ATGCAAAAAGAAGCTCTAGGTATGATAGAAACTAAAGGATTAGTAGGGGCAATAGAAGCTGCAGATGCAATGGTTAAATCTGCTAATGTTAATTTAGTAGGATATGAAAAAATAGGTTCAGGTCTTGTTACTGTTATGGTAAGAGGAGATGTTGGAGCAGTAAAAGCTTCAGTTGACGCAGGAGCAGTTGCTGCAGAAAAAGTTGGAGAAGTTGTTTCAATACATGTAATACCAAGACCACACACTGATGTTGAAAAAATATTACCAAAAGAATTTTAG